Proteins encoded by one window of Salmonirosea aquatica:
- the pgeF gene encoding peptidoglycan editing factor PgeF gives MNTPPATSSPLYRSPDIFASFPELLAAESTRHGGVSPAPFASLNLGLSTADIPENVAENRSRFWRALGVNPHQVATSHQVHGSEILTVTQPGHYSGYDSLITRHKGILLAVTVADCTPVLIFDLRHEAVAAIHAGWRGTVQGIVTKTLEKMQLEFGTDPADCYAYVGTCIDECSFEVGLEVAEQFSDVHQRFDPATGKHLVDLKIANRDQLLGVGVRKDHIQISAYSTVLHNHTYFSYRHEKGQTGRMLVCIGIV, from the coding sequence ATGAACACTCCGCCTGCCACAAGTTCGCCCCTTTACCGGTCTCCCGATATTTTCGCGTCTTTTCCTGAGCTACTTGCTGCCGAGAGTACGCGCCACGGTGGTGTGAGTCCGGCTCCATTTGCCTCTCTAAATCTCGGGCTGTCCACCGCCGATATTCCCGAAAACGTGGCAGAGAACCGATCCCGATTCTGGCGGGCTCTGGGCGTTAATCCCCATCAGGTAGCCACCTCGCATCAGGTACATGGGTCGGAAATCCTGACGGTGACCCAACCGGGACATTATTCGGGCTATGATTCCCTAATTACCCGGCATAAGGGAATTCTGCTGGCCGTGACCGTCGCCGACTGCACACCGGTATTGATTTTCGACCTCAGGCATGAAGCAGTGGCTGCCATTCATGCGGGTTGGCGGGGTACCGTGCAGGGAATCGTCACAAAGACATTGGAAAAAATGCAGCTGGAATTCGGCACTGATCCGGCCGACTGCTACGCCTACGTAGGTACCTGCATCGACGAATGTTCTTTCGAGGTAGGTCTGGAGGTAGCTGAACAATTTTCCGATGTACACCAACGATTCGATCCGGCAACGGGAAAGCATCTTGTGGACCTGAAAATAGCCAATCGAGATCAACTCCTAGGGGTGGGTGTAAGAAAGGATCACATACAAATTTCCGCCTATTCAACTGTCCTGCACAATCATACCTACTTCTCTTATCGCCACGAAAAAGGCCAAACCGGACGAATGCTGGTTTGTATTGGAATTGTATGA
- a CDS encoding endonuclease/exonuclease/phosphatase family protein, which translates to MIVPILLYSLGGFIILATLIPFIRNDYWIFRVFEYPRLQKWVITLLILSAYALLTDFQAWYQWGFLTALLANLIYLSYQIYPFLPIAKRQMKQADLSDAGSKFSLMIANVLQDNEDKERLLSLIKTRKPDLIVLSETDSSWADAMTAIHDDYPFRKAKVQDDTYGIMLFSQLEIIESEIQYLVEDHIPSIFAVAKLPSGEPFQIICIHPTPPVPGENVRSTERDKEILLVGKLAKKSSLPVIVTGDLNDVAWSYTNALFQSTSGLLDPRRGRGFYNTFHAHHRFFRYPLDHIFCSTHFQLAEIERLPDIGSDHFPMWVELVYVPNQTYEQEEPETDDQDEELAEEKISKPTD; encoded by the coding sequence ATGATCGTCCCAATTCTGCTATACAGCCTGGGTGGATTTATCATCCTGGCTACCCTCATTCCCTTTATCCGAAACGACTACTGGATTTTCAGAGTGTTCGAGTACCCCAGGCTTCAGAAGTGGGTCATTACATTGCTGATCCTTTCGGCGTATGCCTTGCTGACCGATTTCCAGGCCTGGTACCAGTGGGGGTTTTTGACTGCCCTTTTGGCTAATCTGATATATCTGAGCTACCAGATCTACCCATTCCTACCCATTGCAAAACGGCAAATGAAACAGGCGGATTTGTCTGATGCAGGATCTAAATTCAGCCTAATGATTGCCAATGTATTACAGGACAATGAAGACAAGGAACGCCTGTTATCGCTAATAAAAACCCGAAAGCCGGATCTCATCGTGCTCTCTGAGACCGATAGTTCCTGGGCCGACGCCATGACAGCCATCCATGATGATTATCCGTTCCGGAAAGCCAAAGTGCAGGACGATACGTACGGAATTATGCTTTTTTCCCAACTGGAAATTATCGAAAGTGAAATCCAGTACTTGGTCGAGGACCACATCCCTTCCATATTTGCCGTAGCCAAACTTCCCTCGGGCGAGCCGTTTCAGATCATCTGCATTCACCCGACGCCCCCCGTTCCGGGCGAAAACGTACGTTCCACCGAGCGCGATAAGGAAATACTACTCGTAGGCAAACTAGCCAAGAAATCGTCCCTGCCCGTCATCGTCACCGGCGACCTTAACGATGTAGCATGGAGCTATACCAATGCCCTTTTCCAGAGTACCAGCGGATTGCTCGATCCCCGGCGGGGGCGCGGTTTTTACAATACGTTCCATGCGCACCACAGATTCTTTAGGTACCCGCTCGACCATATTTTTTGCTCTACCCACTTCCAGCTGGCCGAAATAGAGCGGCTGCCCGACATCGGCTCCGACCACTTTCCCATGTGGGTAGAGCTCGTGTACGTACCCAATCAAACTTACGAGCAGGAGGAACCCGAAACCGACGACCAGGACGAAGAACTGGCGGAGGAGAAAATATCAAAACCCACCGATTGA
- a CDS encoding metallophosphoesterase family protein has protein sequence MPETPEKKVEKYLDLGHSEVENHAKTQQKLYEEHVTRTSSVTRVINEFFSTNIFGFVYHYLRSRFGARYPYPSYPSEGDSGIFRLNSSVPSRPEITLALLSDWGSDTTESDTVAHLVARYAPDYSIHLGDIYFVGTPQEVAENFTAPHASWYYGASGSLALCGNHEMYSNGAAYYQQLLPAMYVDEDGVKKTQRAAFFCLENEHWRIIGLDTGYTSVGRPFLEVLSPPDCHFRDEQLAWLRDVVKLGDPTDTRGLVFLSHHPYISAFREDYFRPGEQLCELMGEAARPVVWFWGHDHRLVGYQMGQNKSELQAYGRCIGHGGMPVETKMSVRDSDVLKLSFYDRRVRTRIKRHDLGYNGFVLLQLEGDTLTATYRDLEDTKVLEENWRVNTKDGKLTWEVTFTHEELSLYGE, from the coding sequence ATGCCCGAAACCCCGGAAAAAAAGGTTGAAAAATATTTGGATTTAGGCCATTCGGAGGTCGAGAACCATGCCAAGACCCAGCAGAAGCTCTACGAAGAGCACGTAACCCGTACCTCTTCGGTGACCCGGGTGATCAATGAGTTTTTCAGCACCAATATTTTCGGATTTGTCTACCATTATCTGCGCAGCCGCTTTGGCGCCAGGTACCCCTACCCGTCGTACCCGAGCGAGGGCGACAGCGGTATTTTCAGGCTGAACTCATCCGTTCCCAGCCGCCCTGAAATCACGCTGGCGCTGCTGTCGGACTGGGGTAGCGACACCACCGAGTCGGATACAGTGGCGCATCTGGTGGCCCGCTATGCCCCGGATTACAGCATTCACCTGGGCGATATTTATTTCGTAGGTACCCCCCAGGAAGTAGCAGAAAACTTTACCGCTCCGCATGCTTCCTGGTACTACGGGGCATCGGGGAGCCTGGCGCTCTGCGGAAATCACGAGATGTACTCCAACGGCGCGGCCTACTATCAGCAGCTGTTGCCGGCCATGTACGTCGATGAGGATGGGGTTAAAAAAACGCAACGGGCGGCTTTCTTTTGTCTGGAAAATGAACATTGGCGCATCATTGGCCTGGATACGGGTTACACTTCTGTGGGGCGGCCTTTCCTGGAGGTACTGTCCCCGCCCGACTGCCACTTCCGTGACGAGCAATTGGCCTGGTTACGGGATGTGGTCAAGCTAGGTGATCCCACCGATACCCGTGGCCTGGTGTTCCTGAGCCACCATCCCTATATCTCTGCTTTCCGGGAAGACTACTTCAGACCGGGCGAACAGCTTTGCGAACTTATGGGCGAAGCGGCCCGGCCAGTGGTATGGTTCTGGGGCCATGACCACCGCCTGGTGGGCTACCAAATGGGACAAAATAAGAGTGAATTGCAGGCCTATGGCCGTTGCATCGGCCACGGGGGAATGCCCGTGGAAACCAAAATGTCGGTGCGGGATTCGGATGTGCTTAAGCTGTCGTTCTACGACCGCCGCGTGCGGACCCGTATCAAGCGCCACGACTTGGGCTACAACGGTTTCGTACTGTTGCAACTCGAGGGCGATACCCTCACGGCTACCTACCGCGACCTGGAAGATACCAAAGTACTGGAAGAGAACTGGCGCGTGAACACAAAGGACGGCAAACTCACCTGGGAGGTAACCTTCACGCACGAAGAACTGAGCCTTTATGGAGAATAA
- the gnd gene encoding phosphogluconate dehydrogenase (NAD(+)-dependent, decarboxylating), which translates to MHHSKNMQIGIIGLGKMGFNLAQNLKRNGHEVIGNDVNRDLVEEFIKQEGLKGAFTLEELLENLSGRRIIWLMVPAGTITQTVIHQLTPLLKANDIIIDGGNSNFKDSLLRYQSLKEKEIGFLDCGTSGGMEGALNGACTMIGGEDEVFAHCEQIFKDISVENGYLHTGAPGSGHFVKMVHNGIEYGMMQAIAEGFEVLSKSNFKLDYEKVARVWDNGSVIRSWLMELTERAFSKDANLDQLKGKMFSSGEGKWTLETALDLGVPTPVIALSLMMRYRSMEDDTFSGKVVAALRNEFGGHAVEKK; encoded by the coding sequence ATTCATCACTCTAAAAACATGCAAATCGGAATAATCGGCCTTGGCAAAATGGGGTTCAATCTGGCACAGAACCTGAAAAGAAACGGTCACGAAGTAATAGGAAACGATGTAAACCGCGACCTGGTCGAAGAATTTATCAAGCAGGAAGGTCTCAAGGGTGCCTTTACGCTGGAAGAATTGCTGGAAAACCTAAGCGGACGGCGCATCATCTGGCTTATGGTACCGGCCGGTACCATCACACAGACCGTCATCCACCAGCTTACCCCGCTTCTGAAAGCCAACGACATTATTATTGATGGCGGAAACTCCAATTTCAAGGATTCATTGCTGCGCTATCAGAGCCTGAAAGAAAAAGAAATCGGTTTTCTGGACTGCGGTACCAGTGGTGGCATGGAAGGAGCATTGAACGGAGCGTGTACCATGATTGGCGGTGAAGATGAGGTCTTTGCCCACTGTGAGCAGATTTTCAAGGACATTTCCGTAGAGAACGGCTACCTGCATACGGGCGCGCCCGGTAGCGGACACTTTGTCAAAATGGTACATAACGGCATCGAGTACGGCATGATGCAGGCCATCGCCGAGGGCTTCGAGGTACTCAGCAAATCCAATTTCAAGCTCGATTACGAAAAGGTAGCCCGCGTGTGGGACAATGGCTCGGTGATTCGCAGCTGGCTGATGGAACTCACGGAGCGGGCTTTTTCCAAAGACGCCAATCTGGATCAACTCAAGGGAAAAATGTTCTCATCGGGTGAGGGGAAATGGACGCTGGAAACCGCCCTGGACCTGGGGGTACCTACCCCGGTGATCGCGCTGTCGCTGATGATGCGCTACCGTTCCATGGAGGACGACACGTTCTCGGGCAAGGTAGTAGCTGCTCTGCGCAACGAATTCGGTGGCCATGCCGTGGAGAAAAAATAA
- a CDS encoding gluconokinase → MAYIIGADIGTTNVKAVAFTRQGEILGDHSEEYPMYHPHPDWSEQDPEEIVRAVEYCIQTVVKKCRPHGEALGLSFSAAMHSLIALDAEGKPLSHSIIWADNRSASVANALRGTAEGKRIYKNNGTPIHAMAPVCKLLWLRENDPKLFKEAARFVGIKEYVVFKLTGKYLIDYSIASATGLFNIRKSTWDDYTLKYLHLTADRLSEPVSPYHTEELAADNALGLPEGTPLIMGASDGCLANLGSGAIVPGTMAVTVGTSGAVRVSAPEAYADPEMRTFCYILDEGTYVIGGASNNGAVIFEWLKDHFFDETDYETLFRQAADVAIGSDGLLCLPYLLGERAPLWNSTVRGGFVGLDIHHTPAHFVRAVMEGILLNLLSIGKVLIEKHEVKAIYANGGFAKSKIWVQMLADIFGITVNLNDTVETGSVGAALMGLKALGHIKDFADAKDFTQISHIFKPNAAHHQAYEKRYEEFIDWAKMLDKKSKGASG, encoded by the coding sequence ATGGCTTACATCATCGGCGCGGACATTGGTACTACAAACGTGAAGGCCGTGGCCTTTACCCGGCAGGGCGAGATTCTGGGCGATCATAGCGAAGAGTATCCCATGTACCATCCTCATCCCGACTGGAGCGAGCAGGACCCCGAAGAAATCGTGCGGGCAGTAGAATACTGTATTCAAACGGTGGTCAAGAAATGCCGACCGCACGGCGAGGCGCTGGGGCTATCATTCAGCGCGGCCATGCATAGCCTGATTGCCCTGGATGCTGAGGGAAAGCCGCTGAGCCATTCGATCATCTGGGCCGACAACCGTAGTGCTTCTGTGGCAAACGCCCTACGCGGAACGGCCGAGGGAAAGAGAATCTATAAGAACAATGGTACCCCCATCCACGCCATGGCTCCCGTGTGTAAGCTGCTATGGCTGCGGGAAAACGATCCCAAATTGTTCAAGGAAGCCGCTCGCTTCGTAGGGATCAAGGAGTACGTGGTGTTTAAGCTAACGGGTAAGTACCTGATCGATTATTCCATAGCTTCGGCGACGGGCCTGTTCAATATCCGCAAGTCGACCTGGGACGATTATACGCTGAAGTACCTGCATCTGACCGCCGATCGACTCTCCGAGCCAGTTTCGCCCTACCATACCGAAGAGCTGGCCGCCGACAACGCCCTGGGGTTGCCCGAAGGTACCCCTCTGATCATGGGGGCAAGTGATGGCTGTCTGGCCAATCTGGGCAGCGGGGCGATTGTGCCGGGTACTATGGCGGTCACCGTCGGTACAAGCGGAGCCGTGCGGGTGAGTGCACCTGAGGCTTATGCCGATCCTGAGATGCGGACATTCTGCTATATTCTGGACGAGGGTACCTACGTCATCGGCGGGGCGTCTAACAATGGAGCGGTCATTTTCGAATGGTTGAAAGACCATTTTTTTGATGAAACGGATTACGAGACTTTATTTAGGCAAGCGGCTGATGTAGCCATCGGGTCGGACGGATTGCTGTGCCTGCCCTACCTGCTGGGCGAGCGGGCTCCCCTCTGGAACTCCACCGTACGGGGTGGATTCGTAGGCCTGGACATTCACCACACACCGGCCCATTTTGTACGGGCGGTTATGGAAGGTATCCTGCTGAATCTGCTCAGTATCGGGAAAGTGCTGATTGAGAAGCATGAGGTGAAGGCCATATATGCCAATGGCGGATTCGCCAAGAGTAAAATCTGGGTGCAAATGCTGGCTGATATTTTTGGCATCACAGTTAACCTGAACGATACGGTCGAAACGGGTTCGGTGGGCGCAGCGCTGATGGGCTTGAAGGCGCTGGGACATATTAAAGATTTCGCCGACGCGAAAGATTTTACCCAAATCAGCCACATCTTCAAACCCAATGCCGCCCATCATCAGGCGTATGAAAAACGGTACGAAGAGTTTATCGATTGGGCAAAAATGCTGGATAAGAAATCGAAAGGCGCTTCGGGCTGA
- a CDS encoding type 1 glutamine amidotransferase domain-containing protein, with product MENALDKMKVAILVTDGFEQVELTEPRDVLNHQGATTHIVSPQKDSVKGWNHKEWGETFKVDVPLESARPDYYDALLLPGGVMNPDSLRTDKQAVEFVKAFFEAGKPVAAICHGPQMLIEAGVADGRKLTSYPSLQTDLKNAGAQWVDQEVVVENGLVTSRKPDDLPAFNKAMVQEFSKQVVVDSHV from the coding sequence ATGGAAAATGCATTGGATAAAATGAAAGTGGCGATTTTGGTTACCGATGGCTTCGAGCAGGTAGAACTGACCGAGCCTCGGGATGTGTTGAACCATCAGGGGGCCACCACGCACATCGTATCGCCCCAGAAAGATTCGGTAAAAGGCTGGAACCACAAGGAATGGGGCGAGACTTTCAAGGTGGATGTACCTCTGGAGAGCGCCCGTCCCGACTACTATGACGCGCTGCTGCTTCCGGGTGGCGTTATGAACCCTGATTCACTTCGTACCGACAAGCAGGCCGTAGAATTTGTAAAAGCGTTTTTTGAAGCGGGCAAGCCCGTAGCTGCCATTTGTCACGGTCCACAGATGCTCATTGAAGCAGGCGTGGCCGATGGGCGCAAACTTACCTCCTACCCTTCGCTGCAGACCGACCTCAAAAACGCCGGAGCCCAGTGGGTAGATCAGGAAGTGGTGGTGGAAAATGGCCTGGTCACGAGCCGCAAACCCGATGACCTGCCGGCTTTCAACAAGGCTATGGTGCAGGAATTCAGCAAACAGGTCGTCGTCGATAGCCACGTTTAA
- the clpB gene encoding ATP-dependent chaperone ClpB: protein MNFNQYTLKAQEVIQQAAQIAQANQQQAVETGHVLQAILHEDVNTSTFLMKKLDVNQTVLEQALEAIVKGYPKVSGAQTYLGTDLTNALNKAQTYLKEFGDEFVSIELILLGLVSGKDSVAQLMKDAGFKEKELKQAIKELRGKNNPVKDQNAEAKYRSLERYSKNLNELAQAGKIDPVIGRDEEIRRVLQILSRRTKNNPILLGEPGVGKTAIVEGLAQRIVQGDVPENLKSKIIASLDMGLLIAGAKYKGEFEERLKAVIKEVTDSEGEIILFIDEIHTLIGAGGGGESAMDAANLLKPALARGELHAIGATTLKEYQKYMEKDKALERRFQAVMVDEPSVPDAISILRGIKDKYELHHGVRVQDDAVIAAVELSNRYISDRFLPDKAIDLMDEAAAKLRLEMDSVPEELDELNRRIMQLEIEREAIRREDNREKETVLNKEIADLSEERDALKAEWENEKGAVNEIRSLKESVDQLRLEAEQAERAGDFGKVAEIRYGRIPEAQQKLDTLQKSEGDRRLMQEEIGAEDIAEVVAKWTGIPVQKMLQSDREKLLHLEDRLHQRVAGQNEAIEVVSDAVRRSRAGLQDAKRPIGSFLFLGPTGVGKTELAKTLAEYLFNDENAIVRIDMSEYQERHAVSRLVGAPPGYVGYDEGGQLTEAVRRKPYSVILLDEIEKAHPDVWNILLQVLDEGRLTDNKGRVANFKNTIIIMTSNIGSHIIQEKFAEDEGWNHSLIIEEAKQAVLDLLKASVRPEFLNRIDEIVLFEPLTQQNIRKIVDIQFKGIQKMLAEQGITLDATDDALSKLGEEGFDPAFGARPLKRVLQRRILNELSKGILSGQVAKDAVIMMELDDNGEISFENVSGGVEI from the coding sequence ATGAACTTTAACCAATATACTTTAAAAGCGCAGGAGGTGATCCAGCAGGCGGCACAGATCGCCCAGGCAAACCAGCAACAGGCCGTTGAAACCGGCCACGTCCTGCAAGCTATTTTGCATGAGGACGTCAACACATCCACTTTTCTGATGAAGAAACTGGATGTGAATCAGACAGTACTCGAACAAGCCCTGGAGGCCATTGTAAAGGGCTACCCCAAGGTAAGCGGAGCACAGACCTACCTGGGCACGGATCTAACCAATGCCCTGAATAAGGCCCAGACTTACCTGAAAGAATTTGGTGACGAATTCGTCAGCATCGAACTGATACTTCTCGGTCTGGTCTCCGGGAAAGATTCGGTGGCTCAGTTGATGAAAGACGCCGGATTTAAGGAAAAAGAATTGAAACAAGCTATCAAGGAACTTAGAGGTAAAAATAATCCTGTGAAAGATCAAAACGCCGAAGCAAAATACCGTTCTCTCGAACGTTACAGTAAAAACCTGAATGAATTGGCGCAAGCCGGAAAGATCGACCCCGTAATCGGACGTGACGAAGAGATTCGCCGCGTGCTGCAAATCCTGAGCCGTCGTACCAAGAACAACCCGATCCTGCTTGGTGAGCCGGGCGTGGGTAAGACGGCCATTGTGGAAGGACTGGCCCAGCGCATCGTGCAGGGCGACGTACCCGAAAACCTGAAATCAAAAATTATCGCCTCGCTCGATATGGGCCTGCTGATTGCAGGTGCCAAGTATAAAGGCGAATTTGAAGAGCGTTTGAAAGCAGTTATTAAGGAAGTCACTGACTCGGAAGGAGAAATCATTCTGTTCATCGACGAAATCCACACCCTCATCGGAGCGGGCGGCGGCGGTGAAAGTGCCATGGATGCCGCCAACCTGCTGAAGCCTGCGCTGGCCCGGGGCGAACTACATGCCATTGGGGCTACTACTCTGAAAGAGTACCAGAAGTACATGGAGAAGGATAAAGCCCTTGAGCGCCGGTTCCAGGCGGTAATGGTGGACGAACCTTCTGTGCCCGACGCCATCAGCATCCTGCGGGGGATAAAAGATAAATATGAACTACACCACGGGGTACGTGTGCAGGACGACGCGGTGATAGCCGCCGTAGAATTATCCAATCGGTACATCAGCGACCGGTTTCTGCCTGACAAGGCCATCGACCTCATGGACGAGGCGGCCGCCAAACTTCGCCTGGAAATGGACAGCGTACCTGAAGAATTGGATGAGTTGAACCGCCGCATCATGCAGTTGGAGATCGAGCGTGAAGCGATTCGCCGGGAAGACAACCGCGAAAAGGAAACGGTGTTGAACAAGGAGATTGCCGACCTGAGCGAAGAACGTGATGCCCTGAAAGCCGAATGGGAAAACGAGAAAGGTGCCGTGAACGAGATCCGGTCTCTGAAAGAGTCCGTAGATCAACTTCGCCTGGAAGCCGAGCAGGCCGAGCGGGCCGGAGACTTTGGTAAGGTTGCCGAGATCCGCTACGGGCGCATTCCCGAAGCTCAGCAAAAACTGGATACCTTACAAAAATCAGAAGGTGACCGTCGCCTGATGCAGGAAGAAATCGGCGCCGAGGATATCGCCGAAGTAGTGGCTAAATGGACGGGAATTCCCGTTCAGAAAATGCTCCAGAGTGACCGTGAGAAACTTCTGCACCTGGAAGATCGGCTGCACCAGCGCGTAGCCGGACAAAACGAGGCCATTGAGGTAGTATCAGACGCTGTGCGCCGGAGTCGGGCGGGTCTGCAGGACGCCAAGCGGCCCATAGGTAGCTTTCTGTTCTTGGGACCGACGGGGGTAGGTAAAACCGAATTGGCCAAAACGCTGGCCGAGTACCTTTTCAACGACGAAAACGCCATCGTACGCATCGATATGAGCGAGTACCAGGAGCGCCACGCTGTCAGTCGCCTCGTGGGAGCGCCTCCGGGCTACGTGGGCTATGATGAAGGCGGGCAACTGACCGAAGCAGTGCGCCGGAAACCGTACAGTGTGATTCTGCTGGATGAGATCGAGAAGGCCCATCCTGACGTGTGGAATATCCTGCTACAGGTACTTGACGAAGGCCGCCTGACCGACAACAAGGGTAGGGTCGCCAACTTTAAGAATACGATCATCATTATGACCTCCAACATAGGTAGCCATATCATTCAGGAGAAGTTTGCCGAAGATGAGGGTTGGAACCACAGTCTGATTATCGAAGAAGCCAAGCAGGCCGTGCTGGACTTACTGAAAGCCTCCGTACGACCTGAATTTCTCAACCGCATCGACGAAATCGTGCTCTTTGAACCGCTGACCCAACAGAATATCCGCAAGATCGTGGACATTCAGTTCAAGGGAATCCAGAAAATGCTGGCCGAGCAGGGTATTACACTCGATGCTACGGATGACGCCCTAAGCAAACTCGGGGAGGAAGGTTTCGATCCAGCATTCGGAGCCCGCCCACTCAAACGGGTACTGCAACGTCGCATTCTGAACGAACTGTCCAAAGGAATCCTCAGCGGGCAGGTAGCCAAAGATGCCGTCATCATGATGGAACTGGACGATAACGGCGAGATTTCCTTCGAAAACGTCAGCGGGGGCGTGGAGATTTAA
- a CDS encoding esterase family protein — MQRDITEWYSPSLNKNMSVAVYGHYGTALLMFPTAASDYLEYERYGLIETIRPFIESGKVKVYCVGSINSESWLNDYMHGYDQAVRHQHYNDYIVREVIPFVRETTSPETPIITCGVSFGALNAANLFFKHPDIIHGVLAMSGCYDLSVYTRGYYDDNVYFNSPAHYLRNLNAEWHLDLYRQSRHIHLVSGSGAYEDPNSARHISGILQSKYVPHELDIWGADMPHEWWVWHRMLPHYLETRF; from the coding sequence ATGCAGCGAGATATTACGGAATGGTATAGCCCTTCATTGAATAAGAATATGAGCGTGGCCGTGTATGGCCATTATGGTACGGCGTTGCTCATGTTTCCCACAGCTGCTTCCGATTACCTTGAATACGAACGTTACGGATTGATCGAAACGATCCGGCCTTTCATCGAATCAGGCAAAGTCAAAGTATACTGCGTTGGAAGTATCAACAGCGAAAGCTGGCTCAACGACTACATGCACGGCTACGATCAGGCCGTTCGACACCAGCATTATAATGATTATATCGTGCGGGAGGTAATTCCTTTTGTGCGGGAGACCACCAGCCCCGAAACTCCGATTATTACTTGTGGCGTTTCGTTTGGTGCTCTGAATGCGGCCAATCTCTTCTTCAAACACCCGGACATCATTCATGGGGTGTTGGCCATGAGTGGCTGTTATGATCTCAGTGTCTATACCCGGGGCTACTACGACGACAACGTATATTTCAATTCACCCGCTCACTATCTACGCAATCTCAACGCAGAGTGGCATCTGGACCTTTACCGCCAAAGCCGGCACATTCATTTGGTGTCAGGGTCGGGAGCTTATGAGGATCCGAACTCAGCCCGCCATATTTCGGGAATTCTACAGAGCAAATACGTGCCCCATGAGCTGGACATTTGGGGGGCCGATATGCCGCACGAGTGGTGGGTGTGGCACCGGATGCTGCCTCATTATCTGGAAACGAGGTTTTAA
- the pheS gene encoding phenylalanine--tRNA ligase subunit alpha — MITEQVHALLTEIDQSEVASPEQLETFRLRYLSKKGVVTALFEQLKQIEPEQRRAVGQELNKLKNRAQERFQEFGQRLEASGPMSAGPTVDLTLPVVPNQLGSLHPLTIVRRRIIEIFERIGFNVAYGPEIETDWYNFGALNFPDNHPAREMQDTFFIEKNGGPVRDDVLLRTHTSNVQVRLMEHKRPPIRSIMPGRVFRNEAISARAHCVFHQVEGLYVDTNVSFRDLKDTLYHFAKEMFDKDSQIRLRPSYFPFTEPSAEIDVSCFICKGAGCNVCKYSGWVEIAGSGMVDPAVLSNCGIDPEEFTGFAFGMGIERITMLRYGIKDLRLFTENDVRFLGQFKGA, encoded by the coding sequence ATGATTACCGAACAAGTACACGCGTTGCTAACTGAAATTGATCAGTCGGAGGTCGCCAGCCCAGAACAGCTGGAAACCTTCCGCCTGCGATACCTGAGCAAAAAGGGAGTGGTCACCGCGTTGTTTGAACAACTGAAGCAGATCGAACCCGAACAGCGTCGTGCAGTGGGACAGGAGTTGAACAAACTAAAAAACCGGGCTCAGGAGCGCTTTCAGGAGTTCGGCCAGCGGCTGGAAGCTTCGGGACCCATGTCAGCAGGACCGACGGTAGACCTCACCCTACCCGTGGTACCCAACCAATTGGGCAGCCTGCATCCGCTCACGATCGTACGCCGGCGCATCATCGAAATATTCGAGCGGATTGGTTTCAATGTAGCCTACGGTCCCGAAATAGAAACCGACTGGTATAATTTCGGCGCGCTCAATTTTCCCGACAATCACCCTGCCCGCGAAATGCAGGATACCTTCTTTATTGAAAAAAACGGTGGACCCGTGCGGGATGATGTGCTGCTACGTACGCACACTTCCAATGTACAGGTACGGCTGATGGAGCACAAGCGCCCTCCGATTCGTTCCATTATGCCGGGACGCGTGTTTCGCAATGAGGCCATATCGGCGCGGGCGCACTGCGTGTTCCACCAGGTGGAAGGGCTTTATGTCGATACGAATGTAAGTTTCCGGGACTTGAAGGATACCCTGTATCATTTCGCCAAGGAAATGTTTGATAAGGACTCCCAGATCAGGCTTCGTCCTTCGTACTTTCCTTTCACGGAGCCAAGCGCCGAGATTGACGTTTCCTGTTTTATCTGTAAGGGAGCGGGCTGCAATGTTTGTAAGTATTCGGGTTGGGTCGAAATCGCGGGTTCGGGAATGGTAGACCCGGCCGTACTCTCCAATTGCGGCATCGACCCCGAGGAATTTACGGGCTTTGCCTTTGGCATGGGCATCGAGCGAATCACCATGCTGCGCTACGGCATTAAAGATTTACGCCTGTTCACCGAAAACGATGTCCGGTTTTTAGGTCAGTTTAAGGGAGCGTGA